A window of the Narcine bancroftii isolate sNarBan1 chromosome 4, sNarBan1.hap1, whole genome shotgun sequence genome harbors these coding sequences:
- the LOC138762301 gene encoding C-X-C chemokine receptor type 1-like isoform X4, whose protein sequence is MTSNTIHLDDLNIDYIFENYTDTYNDDSSASPCKQLINSYSIGTVLAVINSLVCLLAVTGNLLVMVVILHNRRTVSSTDVYLLNLATADLLFAVTLPFWAVDAVSGWVFGDVMCKVISVMQEVNIYSGILLLACISVNRYLAIVHSAQSHKQKRLFFIRLVCAAVWVLALLLSLPILYRGEFTYSGRTLCYETLDAESAATWRIITRFCRHIVGFLIPLGVMVFCYSVTIFKLCQTKGFQKEKAMKVIIAVVLAFLICWLPYNITVFIDTLLRSKLITDSCDRRHHLDRALSATQCLGFLHSCINPILYAFIGVKFRRNLVKLLTDKGLMNESEESQDRKSASYAVTGMISKSC, encoded by the coding sequence ATGACTTCCAATACAATACATTTAGATGACTTGAATATTgattatatttttgaaaattatacCGACACTTATAATGACGATTCATCTGCGTCACCTTGCAAACAACTGATTAACAGTTATTCCATTGGCACGGTCTTGGCTGTCATCAACAGCTTGGTTTGTCTCCTGGCTGTGACGGGGAACCTGCTGGTCATGGTCGTCATACTCCACAACCGCCGCACCGTATCATCCACGGATGTCTACCTGCTCAACCTCGCCACTGCCGACCTGCTCTTTGCCGTCACCCTGCCCTTCTGGGCCGTGGACGCAGTGTCTGGGTGGGTGTTTGGGGATGTCATGTGTAAGGTCATCAGTGTGATGCAGGAGGTGAACATTTACAGTGGGATCCTGCTGCTGGCCTGCATCAGTGTCAACCGCTACCTGGCCATTGTCCACTCTGCCCAGTCCCACAAGCAGAAGAGGCTGTTCTTCATCAGACTGGTGTGCGCTGCCGTGTGGGTGTTGGCCCTTCTCCTGTCTTTGCCCATTCTCTACAGGGGCGAGTTCACGTACTCCGGCAGAACCCTGTGTTACGAGACCCTCGATGCTGAATCGGCTGCAACGTGGAGAATAATCACCAGGTTCTGTCGACATATTGTAGGGTTCCTCATCCCACTGGGAGTCATGGTCTTCTGTTACAGCGTCACCATCTTCAAACTGTGTCAGACGAAGGGGTTCCAGAAAGAGAAAGCCATGAAGGTCATCATTGCCGTGGTCCTCGCTTTCCTCATCTGTTGGCTGCCCTACAACATCACCGTGTTCATCGACACCCTGTTGAGGAGCAAGCTCATCACCGACTCTTGTGATAGGCGCCATCACCTCGACAGGGCTCTGTCTGCGACTCAGTGCTTGGGATTCCTGCACAGCTGCATTAATCCCATCTTGTACGCGTTCATCGGGGTGAAGTTCAGGAGGAACCTGGTCAAACTCCTGACCGATAAAGGCCTCATGAACGAAAGTGAAGAATCCCAGGATAGAAAATCTGCATCCTACGCAGTCACTGGAATGATATCAAAGTCCTGTTAG
- the LOC138762301 gene encoding C-X-C chemokine receptor type 2-like isoform X2, which produces MRSVERLQVGWGCLCQTALERSPWTKVSRISLLTSSTSTPGSARHSRANSHKCPRKMTSNTIHLDDLNIDYIFENYTDTYNDDSSASPCKQLINSYSIGTVLAVINSLVCLLAVTGNLLVMVVILHNRRTVSSTDVYLLNLATADLLFAVTLPFWAVDAVSGWVFGDVMCKVISVMQEVNIYSGILLLACISVNRYLAIVHSAQSHKQKRLFFIRLVCAAVWVLALLLSLPILYRGEFTYSGRTLCYETLDAESAATWRIITRFCRHIVGFLIPLGVMVFCYSVTIFKLCQTKGFQKEKAMKVIIAVVLAFLICWLPYNITVFIDTLLRSKLITDSCDRRHHLDRALSATQCLGFLHSCINPILYAFIGVKFRRNLVKLLTDKGLMNESEESQDRKSASYAVTGMISKSC; this is translated from the exons atgcgcagtgtggagaggctgcaggttggctggggctg cctCTGCCAGACAGCCCTTGAGCGTAGCCCTTGGACGAAGgtatcccggatcagcctcttgacctcctctacatctaccccgggttcagccagacacagtcgggccaactctcacaagtgtcccag aAAAATGACTTCCAATACAATACATTTAGATGACTTGAATATTgattatatttttgaaaattatacCGACACTTATAATGACGATTCATCTGCGTCACCTTGCAAACAACTGATTAACAGTTATTCCATTGGCACGGTCTTGGCTGTCATCAACAGCTTGGTTTGTCTCCTGGCTGTGACGGGGAACCTGCTGGTCATGGTCGTCATACTCCACAACCGCCGCACCGTATCATCCACGGATGTCTACCTGCTCAACCTCGCCACTGCCGACCTGCTCTTTGCCGTCACCCTGCCCTTCTGGGCCGTGGACGCAGTGTCTGGGTGGGTGTTTGGGGATGTCATGTGTAAGGTCATCAGTGTGATGCAGGAGGTGAACATTTACAGTGGGATCCTGCTGCTGGCCTGCATCAGTGTCAACCGCTACCTGGCCATTGTCCACTCTGCCCAGTCCCACAAGCAGAAGAGGCTGTTCTTCATCAGACTGGTGTGCGCTGCCGTGTGGGTGTTGGCCCTTCTCCTGTCTTTGCCCATTCTCTACAGGGGCGAGTTCACGTACTCCGGCAGAACCCTGTGTTACGAGACCCTCGATGCTGAATCGGCTGCAACGTGGAGAATAATCACCAGGTTCTGTCGACATATTGTAGGGTTCCTCATCCCACTGGGAGTCATGGTCTTCTGTTACAGCGTCACCATCTTCAAACTGTGTCAGACGAAGGGGTTCCAGAAAGAGAAAGCCATGAAGGTCATCATTGCCGTGGTCCTCGCTTTCCTCATCTGTTGGCTGCCCTACAACATCACCGTGTTCATCGACACCCTGTTGAGGAGCAAGCTCATCACCGACTCTTGTGATAGGCGCCATCACCTCGACAGGGCTCTGTCTGCGACTCAGTGCTTGGGATTCCTGCACAGCTGCATTAATCCCATCTTGTACGCGTTCATCGGGGTGAAGTTCAGGAGGAACCTGGTCAAACTCCTGACCGATAAAGGCCTCATGAACGAAAGTGAAGAATCCCAGGATAGAAAATCTGCATCCTACGCAGTCACTGGAATGATATCAAAGTCCTGTTAG
- the LOC138762301 gene encoding C-X-C chemokine receptor type 2-like isoform X3, whose amino-acid sequence MKGNQVKCSKLANRKMTSNTIHLDDLNIDYIFENYTDTYNDDSSASPCKQLINSYSIGTVLAVINSLVCLLAVTGNLLVMVVILHNRRTVSSTDVYLLNLATADLLFAVTLPFWAVDAVSGWVFGDVMCKVISVMQEVNIYSGILLLACISVNRYLAIVHSAQSHKQKRLFFIRLVCAAVWVLALLLSLPILYRGEFTYSGRTLCYETLDAESAATWRIITRFCRHIVGFLIPLGVMVFCYSVTIFKLCQTKGFQKEKAMKVIIAVVLAFLICWLPYNITVFIDTLLRSKLITDSCDRRHHLDRALSATQCLGFLHSCINPILYAFIGVKFRRNLVKLLTDKGLMNESEESQDRKSASYAVTGMISKSC is encoded by the exons ATGAAAGGAAATCAGGTCAAGTGCAGCAAGTTGGCAAACAG aAAAATGACTTCCAATACAATACATTTAGATGACTTGAATATTgattatatttttgaaaattatacCGACACTTATAATGACGATTCATCTGCGTCACCTTGCAAACAACTGATTAACAGTTATTCCATTGGCACGGTCTTGGCTGTCATCAACAGCTTGGTTTGTCTCCTGGCTGTGACGGGGAACCTGCTGGTCATGGTCGTCATACTCCACAACCGCCGCACCGTATCATCCACGGATGTCTACCTGCTCAACCTCGCCACTGCCGACCTGCTCTTTGCCGTCACCCTGCCCTTCTGGGCCGTGGACGCAGTGTCTGGGTGGGTGTTTGGGGATGTCATGTGTAAGGTCATCAGTGTGATGCAGGAGGTGAACATTTACAGTGGGATCCTGCTGCTGGCCTGCATCAGTGTCAACCGCTACCTGGCCATTGTCCACTCTGCCCAGTCCCACAAGCAGAAGAGGCTGTTCTTCATCAGACTGGTGTGCGCTGCCGTGTGGGTGTTGGCCCTTCTCCTGTCTTTGCCCATTCTCTACAGGGGCGAGTTCACGTACTCCGGCAGAACCCTGTGTTACGAGACCCTCGATGCTGAATCGGCTGCAACGTGGAGAATAATCACCAGGTTCTGTCGACATATTGTAGGGTTCCTCATCCCACTGGGAGTCATGGTCTTCTGTTACAGCGTCACCATCTTCAAACTGTGTCAGACGAAGGGGTTCCAGAAAGAGAAAGCCATGAAGGTCATCATTGCCGTGGTCCTCGCTTTCCTCATCTGTTGGCTGCCCTACAACATCACCGTGTTCATCGACACCCTGTTGAGGAGCAAGCTCATCACCGACTCTTGTGATAGGCGCCATCACCTCGACAGGGCTCTGTCTGCGACTCAGTGCTTGGGATTCCTGCACAGCTGCATTAATCCCATCTTGTACGCGTTCATCGGGGTGAAGTTCAGGAGGAACCTGGTCAAACTCCTGACCGATAAAGGCCTCATGAACGAAAGTGAAGAATCCCAGGATAGAAAATCTGCATCCTACGCAGTCACTGGAATGATATCAAAGTCCTGTTAG
- the LOC138762301 gene encoding C-X-C chemokine receptor type 2-like isoform X1, translated as MRSVERLQVGWGCSLCQTALERSPWTKVSRISLLTSSTSTPGSARHSRANSHKCPRKMTSNTIHLDDLNIDYIFENYTDTYNDDSSASPCKQLINSYSIGTVLAVINSLVCLLAVTGNLLVMVVILHNRRTVSSTDVYLLNLATADLLFAVTLPFWAVDAVSGWVFGDVMCKVISVMQEVNIYSGILLLACISVNRYLAIVHSAQSHKQKRLFFIRLVCAAVWVLALLLSLPILYRGEFTYSGRTLCYETLDAESAATWRIITRFCRHIVGFLIPLGVMVFCYSVTIFKLCQTKGFQKEKAMKVIIAVVLAFLICWLPYNITVFIDTLLRSKLITDSCDRRHHLDRALSATQCLGFLHSCINPILYAFIGVKFRRNLVKLLTDKGLMNESEESQDRKSASYAVTGMISKSC; from the exons atgcgcagtgtggagaggctgcaggttggctggggctg cagcctCTGCCAGACAGCCCTTGAGCGTAGCCCTTGGACGAAGgtatcccggatcagcctcttgacctcctctacatctaccccgggttcagccagacacagtcgggccaactctcacaagtgtcccag aAAAATGACTTCCAATACAATACATTTAGATGACTTGAATATTgattatatttttgaaaattatacCGACACTTATAATGACGATTCATCTGCGTCACCTTGCAAACAACTGATTAACAGTTATTCCATTGGCACGGTCTTGGCTGTCATCAACAGCTTGGTTTGTCTCCTGGCTGTGACGGGGAACCTGCTGGTCATGGTCGTCATACTCCACAACCGCCGCACCGTATCATCCACGGATGTCTACCTGCTCAACCTCGCCACTGCCGACCTGCTCTTTGCCGTCACCCTGCCCTTCTGGGCCGTGGACGCAGTGTCTGGGTGGGTGTTTGGGGATGTCATGTGTAAGGTCATCAGTGTGATGCAGGAGGTGAACATTTACAGTGGGATCCTGCTGCTGGCCTGCATCAGTGTCAACCGCTACCTGGCCATTGTCCACTCTGCCCAGTCCCACAAGCAGAAGAGGCTGTTCTTCATCAGACTGGTGTGCGCTGCCGTGTGGGTGTTGGCCCTTCTCCTGTCTTTGCCCATTCTCTACAGGGGCGAGTTCACGTACTCCGGCAGAACCCTGTGTTACGAGACCCTCGATGCTGAATCGGCTGCAACGTGGAGAATAATCACCAGGTTCTGTCGACATATTGTAGGGTTCCTCATCCCACTGGGAGTCATGGTCTTCTGTTACAGCGTCACCATCTTCAAACTGTGTCAGACGAAGGGGTTCCAGAAAGAGAAAGCCATGAAGGTCATCATTGCCGTGGTCCTCGCTTTCCTCATCTGTTGGCTGCCCTACAACATCACCGTGTTCATCGACACCCTGTTGAGGAGCAAGCTCATCACCGACTCTTGTGATAGGCGCCATCACCTCGACAGGGCTCTGTCTGCGACTCAGTGCTTGGGATTCCTGCACAGCTGCATTAATCCCATCTTGTACGCGTTCATCGGGGTGAAGTTCAGGAGGAACCTGGTCAAACTCCTGACCGATAAAGGCCTCATGAACGAAAGTGAAGAATCCCAGGATAGAAAATCTGCATCCTACGCAGTCACTGGAATGATATCAAAGTCCTGTTAG